ACGAACAGGCCTTCTTGACTGTGGGCGTAATGATTTCCACTTCGCTTACCTGGCCATTCTTTTTGATGATCAACGCATTTCCAGGCTGCAGCTCCTGCACTTTCTCAAAATCGACATTAAAGACCGTTTGTATGACCGGCCTTTCCGAAGCTACTGTTACAATTTCGTCGTCCTCGTAAAAGTAGGCCGGGCGGATGCCTGCCGGATCGCGGAAGACAAACGCGTCGCCGTGACCGAACAGCCCTGCCATGGCATAACCGCCATCCCAGCCTTTTGACGCGCGTTTCAGGATCCTGGTGATGTCGAGTTTTTCGGCAATAATGGGCGATGCCTCACGTTTTGACAATCCGTTGTTGCGGCATTCGAAGTACAGGTCAGTGACTTCCTCGTCAAGAAAATGCCCGATCTTTTCCATTACCGTGACGGTATCGGCCATCTCTTTAGGATGTTGTCCCAATTCGACGAGACTGTTGAACAGCTGTGTCACATTGGTCATGTTGAAGTTTCCCGCAACAATCAGATTCCTGTGCATCCAGTTGTTCTGACGCAGGAATGGATGTACGCTTTCGATACTGTTCTTGCCGAAGGTTCCGTAACGCACATGTCCCAGGAACAGCTCCCCGATATATGGGATGTGTTTTTTCTGCAAATCGACATCTTCGGCATACTCAGGATGCGACAGCATCTCATCGTTGATGCGGCCGTTAATCTGTGCGAAAATATCCTGGATGGGCTGGGCATCATTCGAGCGGACGCGGCTGATGTACCGCTCGCCGGGCTCCATATCAAATTTGATTGAAGCGAATCCTGCGCCGTCCTGCCCGCGGTTGTGCTGTTTTTCCATGAGCAGGTACATTTTCTGGATGCCGTAAAACGCCGAGCCATATTTTTCCCTGTAGAAGGCCAGCGGTTTTTTTAGTCTGAGGAACGCGATGCCGCATTCGTGGTTGAGTTTATCGCTCATGTGTTGTTGTTTAGTTGTTTACTGACTAAGGTTCAGGGTTATGATACCGGTTTTTGCATTAAACCTGAAACAAAAATGCCCCATGAAGGGGCATTTTTTATGATTCTATTTCTATTTCAAATTGTGTGAGTGCCTTAAACTGCTGCAGCCTTTGGAGCACTTCACCTTTTTGAAGCTTTTGCATCCTCTCGGTTCCGAATTTCTCAACGCAGAACGATGCGAGGTTCGAGCCGTGAATGATGGCCTTTTTCATAT
The nucleotide sequence above comes from Flavobacterium magnum. Encoded proteins:
- a CDS encoding amidophosphoribosyltransferase, encoding MSDKLNHECGIAFLRLKKPLAFYREKYGSAFYGIQKMYLLMEKQHNRGQDGAGFASIKFDMEPGERYISRVRSNDAQPIQDIFAQINGRINDEMLSHPEYAEDVDLQKKHIPYIGELFLGHVRYGTFGKNSIESVHPFLRQNNWMHRNLIVAGNFNMTNVTQLFNSLVELGQHPKEMADTVTVMEKIGHFLDEEVTDLYFECRNNGLSKREASPIIAEKLDITRILKRASKGWDGGYAMAGLFGHGDAFVFRDPAGIRPAYFYEDDEIVTVASERPVIQTVFNVDFEKVQELQPGNALIIKKNGQVSEVEIITPTVKKACSFERIYFSRGSDAEIYQERKDLGKLILPAVLDAIESDTDNTVFSYIPNTAETSFYGMVEAAQDFLNQRKNKYILDNRKTLTKEKLEEILSVKIRTEKIAIKDAKLRTFITEDSSRDDLVAHVYDITYGVIQPTDNLVIIDDSIVRGTTLKMSIIKMLDRLKPKRIVIVSSAPQIRYPDCYGIDMAKLEGLVAFRAALELLKERNLYHIVDEVYAKCKAQEHQPDVEIVNYVNEIYAPFRPQEISDKIAEMLSSDSINAEVKIIFQTVENLHKACPKNLGDWYFTGDYPTPGGNRVVSKAFMNFYEGKDARAY